In Solanum pennellii chromosome 3, SPENNV200, a single window of DNA contains:
- the LOC107012367 gene encoding DNA-directed RNA polymerase V subunit 7, giving the protein MFLKSQLSWNVIIPAENLDVEGLMLQKAIVIRLLDDFASKKASKSLGYFMAVTTLERIGEGKVREHTGDVLFPVEFSCITFKIFRGEILDGVVEKILKHGVFLRCGPTDKVYLSHQKMADYKYVPGENPIFMNEKMSRIEKDTVVRFIVVGARYVEAEKEFQAVVSLEGDYLGPISQNAV; this is encoded by the coding sequence atgtttttgaaatctCAATTGTCATGGAACGTGATAATCCCTGCTGAGAACCTTGACGTTGAAGGTTTAATGCTTCAGAAGGCAATTGTTATTCGCCTCCTGGATGACTTCGCTTCGAAGAAGGCCTCCAAAAGTCTTGGTTACTTTATGGCTGTTACTACATTGGAGAGGATTGGGGAAGGGAAAGTTCGAGAACACACTGGTGATGTGCTTTTCCCTGTCGAGTTCAGCTGCATTACCTTCAAGATATTCCGTGGAGAGATTTTGGATGGGGTTGTTGAAAAGATCTTGAAGCATGGTGTCTTCTTGAGATGTGGCCCCACAGACAAGGTATATCTCTCTCATCAGAAGATGGCTGACTATAAGTATGTGCCTGGAGAAAATCCCATCTTTATGAATGAGAAGATGTCAAGAATTGAGAAAGACACTGTGGTGCGTTTCATCGTGGTTGGAGCAAGGTATGTGGAAGCGGAGAAGGAATTCCAAGCAGTTGTGAGCTTGGAGGGTGATTACCTCGGGCCCATCTCACAAAATGCTGTTTAG
- the LOC107014085 gene encoding ATP-dependent Clp protease ATP-binding subunit ClpA homolog CD4A, chloroplastic-like: MARALVHSINIPSSVANERDEQFNGSQKNQTSFRMTCDVKFPSFKLKSSVGLRACNALDAKSGETLVAAETFVKGSRIVPKAMSDEAVIAQNEAMRLGHNLIGTEQILLGLITGIAAKVLKSMGINWRDDARIEVEKIIGKGHNYEHLLLELLRGGKGMAARVLENLGADDLNNIYNQVLRMVGKSNVGVAASVGGGTPGPNIFFLIWLILNKVFKC, translated from the exons ATGGCTAGAGCTTTAGTTCATTCAATAAACATTCCATCTTCCGTTGCGAATGAAAGGGATGAACAATTCAATGGATCTCAGAAAAATCAAACAAGTTTTAGAATGACGTGTGATGTAAAATTTCCTTCTTTCAAGCTGAAAAGTTCTGTAGGACTGCGAGCCTGCAATGCATTAGATGCAAAATCTGGAGAAACTCTCGTGGCAGCTGAAACTTTTGTAAAAGGGTCTCGAATTGTTCCAAAAGCAATGTCTGATGAAGCAGTAATTGCACAAAATGAGGCCATGCGACTAGGTCACAATTTAATTGGAACAGAACAGATTCTGTTGGGTCTTATAACTGGTATTGCTGCTAAGGTTCTTAAATCCATGGGAATTAATTGGAGAGATGATGCTCGTATTGAAGTAGAGAAGATTATTGGCAAGG GGCATAATTACGAACACTTGCTACTTGAATTGTTGCGCGGTGGTAAAGGTATGGCTGCTCGTGTTCTTGAAAACTTGGGTGCTGATGACCTCAATAACATTTACAATCAG GTCTTAAGGATGGTTGGCAAGAGTAATGTGGGTGTTGCTGCTAGTGTTGGAGGTGGAACTCCTGgcccaaatattttttttttgatatggtTGATATTGAACAAAGTATTCAAGTGTTAA
- the LOC107012212 gene encoding serine carboxypeptidase-like 45, translated as MNLQISKPMAMAIFLFLLYAYVGIVSALPHPDKIIKLPGQPPVGFQQFSGYVTVDDKKQRSLFYYFVEAEIDPASKPLVLWLNGGPGCSSLGVGAFSENGPFRPRGEGLVINEHSWNKEANMLYLESPIGVGFSYSSDTSSYETVNDEITARDNVVFLLRWFHKFPQYRKSNLFLTGESYAGHYVPQLAKLMMAFNKKQQLFNLKGIALGNPVLEFATDFNSRAEYFWSHGLISDPTYRMFSSACNYSRYVSEYYRDTVSPICLRVMSLVSRETSKFVDKYDVTLDVCISSVLSQSKIISPQENSEKLDVCVEDEVVNYLNRKDVKRALHAELVGVHRWSVCSSILDYQLLDIEIPTISIIGTLIKERIPVLIYSGDQDSVVPLIGSRATVQQLARQMQLNTTVPYRVWFAGQQVGGWTHVYDNILSFATIRGASHEAPFSQPERSLVLFKSFLEGKPLPEVF; from the exons ATGAATTTGCAGATTTCAAAACCTATGGCTATGgctatttttctctttcttctttatgCTTATGTAGGAATTGTGTCTGCATTGCCTCATCCAGACAAGATCATTAAATTGCCTGGACAACCTCCAGTGGGGTTTCAACAATTTTCAGGATATGTTACTGTTGATGATAAGAAGCAAAGATCTCTTTTTTACTATTTTGTTGAAGCTGAAATAGATCCAGCTTCAAAGCCTTTAGTTTTGTGGTTGAATGGAG GACCTGGATGTTCTTCACTTGGGGTTGGTGCATTTTCTGAAAATGGACCATTTAGACCAAGAGGAGAAGGTCTTGTCATAAATGAACACAGTTGGAACAAAG AGGCAAACATGTTGTATTTGGAAAGCCCAATTGGAGTTGGCTTCTCTTATTCATCTGATACTTCTTCCTATGAGACAGTAAATGATGAAATAACAG CCAGGGACAATGTTGTTTTCTTACTCCGCTGGTTCCATAAATTTCCACAGTACAGAAAAAGCAATTTGTTTCTAACTGGCGAAAGTTATGCAG GACATTATGTACCTCAACTAGCTAAGCTcatgatggcatttaacaagAAGCAGCAGCTATTCAATCTAAAAGGAATTGCT CTAGGTAATCCAGTTCTGGAATTCGCTACTGATTTTAATTCGAGGGCAGAGTACTTCTGGTCTCATGGTCTAATATCAGATCCTACATACAGAATGTTTAGTTCTGCTTGTAATTATTCTCGATATGTTAGCGAGTACTACAGGGACACTGTTTCACCAATCTGTTTGAGAGTCATGAGTTTAGTGAGTAGAGAAACCAGTAAGTTTGTGGACAAGTATGATGTTACCCTTGATGTTTGTATTTCCTCTGTGCTCTCCCAGTCCAAGATTATAAGTCCTCAA GAAAATTCCGAGAAGTTAGATGTATGTGTGGAAGATGAAGTTGTAAATTACTTGAACCGAAAAGATGTGAAAAGGGCTCTTCATGCTGAGCTTGTTGGAGTACACAGATGGTCTGTTTGCAGCAG TATTTTGGACTATCAACTGCTTGACATAGAGATACCAACCATCTCCATAATAGGAACGCTTATCAAAGAAAGAATTCCAGTCTTAATATATAG CGGGGATCAAGATTCTGTCGTTCCACTGATTGGAAGCCGAGCAACTGTTCAACAACTAGCAAGGCAGATGCAGCTGAACACAACTGTCCCCTATAGAGTTTGGTTTGCAGGACAACAG GTTGGTGGATGGACACATGTTTATGATAATATCCTCTCCTTTGCGACGATTAGAGGTGCTTCTCATGAGGCTCCTTTCTCACAGCCAGAGAGATCACTTGTGTTATTCAAGTCATTTCTTGAAGGCAAGCCACTCCCTGAAGTTTTCTGA